The DNA region TTTTGAGGGTTTTGGTGGCGCCAATTTCAACGTGATTTTCCCGCGCTCCTCAGGCGTGGCCAAGGTTTTTATTAGCTGATGTGGCCATTTAGGTGTACAGGTGTCAGCTGATGTGGCAATCGTTTATAGGTTGGAATCGTATGTAGGTGAGGAGAGAgcatcctcgccggatcctccaatcatatccgttcattgtacatcttgcgatcagtttttatcaggtaccgtttatattcaattttaaataataaaaaattacaatgatttTTGACTCCACGATGAACGGATGTAATTGGAGAATCCTAATTATCCTCATAAAgaggatctggagaggatccggagaggatccccaTGGATAGGTGAAAACCTttgatttttaaaaattatttttctaataATGATGAGTAGCACAATTACCTATAAGCATATGTAAAGTATCTTTTTTCTTCGATGTGTGATTCAAACTGTCAATACTCTCCCTCACGTGTGGCCGttgggtgacgtggagcacgtGTAGTCATTGGACTTCACGTGTAAGAcaacttgctctgataccatgaagaaagttaaaatttcatcataaaatcaattggtaatatAAGAAGCAACCAAATTATTTATAAGCACATATAAAATCTCTCATTTTCTCAATATGAGATTCAAACTCTCATTAGTCATGTTGAAAATTACATAGACCGATAAATAATTGTGCGTGGATTTAAATTTGTCACGTAGTGCTATTAATTTAGGAAAAGTCATACAAAATAATTTCTCAAAATAAGAACTTATAGATAACAAATTCACCACATATGGCATTCATGTCCATTAGTGTTAAGTcatgtgaagaaaaaaatatattactaCATTAGAACGCCAATGTAACAGTGAATCGAAATATCACAATAACGGTAAATTCAGTTATGCGAGTTGCTCAACTGGCAAATCAGCCCAGCAGCCCGCATATGTGGAAGCAGCACTGTTTGTCCGGAACAGGCCCAAAATAATCTCGTGACCCGCCCGTTCCCCTTTCGAGACAAACTCCACTTGGAACGAAGGAAGTTGAGCAACTTCTACTTCGCCGCTACTTCCTTCGTTACAACCAAAGCCCTGCCAAActctgtctctctgtctctttctctctctctctctctggcgcCTCAAAACCTCCGCCAAAAGTAGCGGCGACTTCCACAACCTCCCCCACGTCCTTTTAAATCCATCGGCCAGTCACTTCACCTCACCATTGTCCTCTCAGAACCTCGGCCAAAAACCCgaatctctccctctctatcttctctctctctcctctctctcctaaATGGTGCAGGTGGTGGCTATGCGGGCGATTCAGAGCTCGATCCTCTCTCCCACCTCTGAATCCGCATACCGCCGCCCCGCCTTCAAGCTGAAGCCGCCAACGAGCTTTGCGTACAAAGTTATGGCCTTTGAGGAGAAGCAGAGGGGATGGAGCTGGAGACTGTTTGGGAACAGGAGGTCTGAGATCACTGCGAAGCGTCCCCTTCAGACGGAGGTCGCTCCCGTCTCACCCGAAGACTCACCCAAGGTTCGTGCCACTGCTCAAATCTTCCTTGTTCTTTGTTTGGACCTTGATGCGTTTAGCAAtgcggtctagtggtattcctcctTAGAGTAATTCCGAGGTCTCAGGTTCGATTCGCTTGGATGGAAAGTTGGATACTTTATTACGGGCTTAGCTGAAATCCCCTACCTTTgcgtaaaaaaaatataatctgTTTGATTGCCGAGAAATTGTAGAAAATCATGAGAAAAAAGgaaactttttgtttttggatgtTGAATTGATAATACATAGGCTGATTGATAATGTTTAGGGCTGTTTGGAAATGCTTTTATAGAAAGCACTTATGCTTATAATCGCTTTTATTACAATCACTTTGAAATTTTCATTTAAAGTTCCGAGTGCTTTTAGAATGTATGTTTAGatttgtttagtttgtgttgCTAATCAGATAGAGGAGCAGTGGAAGGCAATTCAGCAACTTGATGACCCAGCAGTGGGTATGTGGTCCAAGCCTGTTGTAAAACGTAAGACAAAGATTGTTTGCACAATTGGTCCTTCCACCAACACACGCGAAATGATCTGGAAGTTGGCCGAGGCTGGAATGAATGTTGCTCGTATGAATATGTCTCATGGAGACCACGCGTCTCATCAGAAAGTTATAGACTTGGTTAAAGAATATAATGAGCAACATAAGGACAATGTCATCGCAATCATGCTTGATACCAAGGCAAGGCTCCCCTTATTGTTTGTTGTTATTCCTTCGATATCAAGTCATTACGTTAAATTGCTTATTTTTTACTATTCGGATTATATCTAGGTCGTTCCATTGATGAAAGGTTGTTCTGTATCAGGGTCCTGAGGTTAGGAGCGGTGACTTGCCGCAGCCAATCAATTTGGAAAGCGGGCAGGAATTTACCTTTACAATCAAAAGAGGGGTTGGCACATCAGATTGTGTTAGCGTGAACTATGATGATTTTGTTAACGATGTAGCACCGGGAGACATGCTTCTGGTTGATGGTATGTTgaattttacttttcttttggttaaaaattgaaattatgtTTATATGCACTCTGAATCTTGATTTGCGCTGTAGGTGGTATGATGTCATTCCTGGTGAAGTCCAAGACAGAAGAATCAGTGAATTGTGAAGTTGTTGATGGAGGAGAGCTTAAGTCTAGGCGACATTTGAATGTGCGAGGGAAAAGTGCAACATTGCCTTCTATCACTGGTTGGACTCCTAAATTGTCGATTACATCCTTTACATTCTATTAAAGATGTTTTTCCTTTATTTCTTTATGATCGGTTTTCCTAATCAATATAGTTTTCTGAACTTATTTATTGCAGAGAAAGATTGGGAAGATATTAAATTTGGAGTGGACAATAAAGTTGACTTTTACGCTGTTTCATTTGTCAAAGATGCGCAAGTTGTTCATGAATTGAAGAATTATCTGCAAAGTAACTGTCCAAATACTTTTATCATATATACAGAAAATACATCCGAATTCCACACTTTTGTTTAATGCTTTTAAAGAATTGTATCTAATATATTTGATGTTGCAGGTAACAATGCAGATATACATGTTATCGTAAAAATAGAAAGTGCAGACTCTATCCCGAATTTGCATTCCATTATCACAGCATCCGATGGGGTAATTTCTTGAATCAATGAATGGAAACTTGATACTCAATAAATCTTTCTCCTGGTTATTTGCATCTTAAAAACACATTTGAAATTTATCAATAAGTTTCAGCAATCtcttcttttaaatttttaatatacGATAATTTAGGAAATGATATGTTGAACTTTTTTTAGCACGGTTTAATATATTAGTCttaataaaggtcgtacccagtgcacaaggctcccgctttacgcagggtctgggagaggtgaatgtcggctagccttacccccatttatggagaggctgctcccaagtctcgaacccgagacctaccgctcatgggcgaaggcacttgccatcgcaccaagtgcgacctctaataTATTAGTCTTAatgtttaatataaaaataactCAAACGTCCAACGCCAATCTCTTCTTTTAATATGTAAATAATACATTTTGAACTTACCTGATAGTACTGACACACAATTATCTGATTTTAGGCAATGGTTGCAAGAGGAGATCTTGGTGCGGAGCTCCCTGTTGAAGAAGTTCCGCTTTTGCAGGTACTTAACAACAAACACATTGCAATTGAATCCACTTAACAAGATTGATACATTAAGTTGAGTTCATTGAGTACGTTCTGAActctcttttatttcaaaatgtaGGAAGAGATTATCAGGATATGCCGTAGCATGGGAAAGGCTGTTATTGTGGCAACAAATATGCTGGAAAGCATGATTGTTCACCCAACACCAACCAGAGCTGAGGTATCCGACATTGCCATTGCTGTTAGAGAGGGTTCTGATGGAATTATGCTTTCTGGAGAAACTGCTCATGGAAAGTAAGTTGTTGTGGCTATCGGAATTATACGGTTGGAACCAGTTTTGGACTATACTAACATTTAGACCGTAGCATAATGTGATAAAGAGATTTCATATCCATGTAGGTTTCCTTTGAAGGCAGTGAAAGTTATGCACACTGTCGCACTTCGGACTGAGGCGACCATCTTGGGTAGCGCAGTGCCAGCCAATCTTGGTAAAGCTTTCAAGGTTAGGGAACATATACTTATTCATTCAGTTTCAGTAGCCAGCGTCTAGCATCTTATTCATTCAGGTTCAACTGACTCTGAAGTCTTTATTCCTGCAGAACCACATGAGTGAGATGTTTGCTTACCATGCAACCATGATGTCCAATACTCTTGGTACCTCAATCGTTGTCTTTACCAGAACTGGTTTCATGGCTATTCTATTGAGCCATTACCGACCTACCGGCACCATATTTGCCTTCACGAATGAGTGAGTTTTCATGTTACCTTCCACAAAGGCATTAGTTAAAATTTGTATCTGTATCAGATAAAATATGCTCTGCAAGTTCCACTCATTAGCAAGTACTCTGATTGTCATGCAGTAAGAGCATACAACGGAGATTGGCTTTGTATCAAGGCGTATGTCCCATATACATGGAGTTCACAGAAGATTCTGAAACAAGCTTTAGCAATGCCTTGACTGTGCTGAAGGTGATTTTCTGCTGCATATTTCATAAATTCATGGCGACGTAGAGTAATTTAAATTAAAGGGTCATCCTTGAATCAATCTTGGCAGGATCAATATTTTCGTTTCTTTTAACTTTTTCATAGGATATTATTGGTTCTGATTTGGACTAACGTAGCCACCTAT from Malus domestica chromosome 01, GDT2T_hap1 includes:
- the LOC103443326 gene encoding plastidial pyruvate kinase 2-like, which encodes MVQVVAMRAIQSSILSPTSESAYRRPAFKLKPPTSFAYKVMAFEEKQRGWSWRLFGNRRSEITAKRPLQTEVAPVSPEDSPKIEEQWKAIQQLDDPAVGMWSKPVVKRKTKIVCTIGPSTNTREMIWKLAEAGMNVARMNMSHGDHASHQKVIDLVKEYNEQHKDNVIAIMLDTKGPEVRSGDLPQPINLESGQEFTFTIKRGVGTSDCVSVNYDDFVNDVAPGDMLLVDGGMMSFLVKSKTEESVNCEVVDGGELKSRRHLNVRGKSATLPSITEKDWEDIKFGVDNKVDFYAVSFVKDAQVVHELKNYLQSNNADIHVIVKIESADSIPNLHSIITASDGAMVARGDLGAELPVEEVPLLQEEIIRICRSMGKAVIVATNMLESMIVHPTPTRAEVSDIAIAVREGSDGIMLSGETAHGKFPLKAVKVMHTVALRTEATILGSAVPANLGKAFKNHMSEMFAYHATMMSNTLGTSIVVFTRTGFMAILLSHYRPTGTIFAFTNDKSIQRRLALYQGVCPIYMEFTEDSETSFSNALTVLKEQGLVKAGEEVALVQSGRQPIWRLQSTHNIQVRKV